One Calonectris borealis chromosome 15, bCalBor7.hap1.2, whole genome shotgun sequence DNA segment encodes these proteins:
- the PRELID1 gene encoding PRELI domain-containing protein 1, mitochondrial, with protein sequence MGKYCASLGVLKGPWDQVFAAFWQRYPNPYSKHVLTEDIVHREVTADHKLLSRRLLTKTNRMPRWAERFFPANVAHSVYILEDSIVDPKNRTMTTFTWNINHVRLMVVEERCVYQVNPENSNWTEVKREAWVSSSLFGVSRAVQEFGLARFKSNVTKSTKGFEYVLARMQGEAPSKTLVETAKEATEKAKETALAATEKAKDLASKAATKKKQYV encoded by the exons ATGGGGAAGTACTGCGCCAGCCTGGGCGTCCTCAAGGGGCCCTGGGACCAGGTCTTCGCCGCCTTCTGGCAGCGCTACCCCAACCCCTACAG CAAACATGTCCTGACTGAAGACATTGTGCACCGGGAGGTGACAGCGGACCACAAGCTGCTCTCCCGGCGGCTCCTGACCAAGACCAACCGGATGCCCCGCTGGGCGGAGCGCTTCTTCCCGGCCAACGTCGCCCACTCCGTCTACATCCTGGAGGACTCTATTGTGGACCCCAAGAACCGAACCATGACCACATTCACCTGGAACATCAACCACGTGCGTCTCATG GTGGTGGAGGAGCGCTGCGTGTACCAGGTGAACCCGGAGAACAGCAACTGGACCGAGGTCAAGCGGGAAGCCTGGGTCTCTTCCAGCCTGTTTGGTGTCTCACGGGCCGTCCAG GAATTTGGTCTGGCCAGGTTCAAAAGCAACGTGACCAAGAGCACTAAGGGATTTGAATATGTGCTAGCAAGAATGCAAG GAGAAGCTCCGTCCAAAACACTGGTGGAGACAGCCAAGGAAGCGACCGAGAAAGCCAAGGAGACAGCTCTGGCTGCTACGGAGAAAGCCAAGGACTTGGCAAGCAAGGCAGCCACGAAGAAGAAGCAGTACGTGTGA
- the RAB24 gene encoding ras-related protein Rab-24 isoform X1, translating into MSGRRVDAKVVLLGQEGVGKSSLVERCAHRRFRPGPYQNTIGAAFVAKVMAVGDQTVTLGIWDTAGSERYEAMSRIYYRGARAAVVCYDLTDSSSFQRAKFWVNELQNCEEGCRIYLCGTKSDLLEEDRRKRGVDFHDVQDYADEIKAELFETSSKTGQSVDELFQKVAEDYVHFTAFQVMTEEKGVDLGQRSGAYFYSCCHH; encoded by the exons ATGAGCGGGCGGCGGGTGGACGCcaaggtggtgctgctggggcaggagggcgtGGGCAAGAGCAGCCTGGTGGAGCGCTGCGCCCACCGCCGCTTCCGGCCCGGGCCCTACCAGAAC acGATTGGGGCCGCCTTCGTGGCCAAGGTGATGGCCGTGGGGGACCAGACGGTGACCCTGGGGATCTGG GACACGGCCGGCTCGGAGCGCTACGAGGCCATGAGCCGCATCTACTaccgcggggcgcgggcggccgtCGTCTGCTACG ATCTCACGGACAGCAGCAGTTTCCAGCGAGCCAAGTTCTGGGTGAATGAGCTGCAGAACTGCGAGGAG GGCTGCCGGATCTACCTGTGCGGCACCAAGAGCGACCTGCtggaggaggacaggaggaagcGGGGGGTCGACTTCCACGACGTGCAGGACTATGCCGATG AGATCAAGGCAGAGCTCTTCGAGACCTCCAGTAAGACGGGGCAGAGCGTGG ATGAGCTGTTCCAGAAGGTGGCCGAGGACTACGTCCACTTCACCGCCTTCCAGGTGATGACAG AGGAGAAGGGTGTCGACCTGGGCCAGAGGAGCGGTGCCTACTTCTACAGCTGCTGCCACCACTGA
- the FAM193B gene encoding protein FAM193B has translation MAAAASPRRAFPPSLLPPGQGPDGPCRHIGCCPGCGGRRAALAMTRRRNKAAAAAAAAAGGSGPRRERVGGSDAGPPPPPPPPPPPPEPPAPPEVVVAAGSSGEPGRATAQVLPTANQSVQTCCLLCHRERKDWGGPSHNGLVSPGERLPPDFVPTLVQNLLGEMPLWICQSCRKSVEEEERRAVQEQALAVSLSHTSCKSQSCGGGSHSSSSSSSSSSSSCHGNSGDWDPSSFLSAHKLSGLWNSQHTNGAAQGSPLGAPPAALGDKHPGLALSPECASQAPAAAPGLKACPYSHAASPTSSSAAPGSPLPTSLDFCKTLPKQFKSMCRRATPPGEAFHSSEHHQHSDLTAPPNSPTGLPSQPPALIPSKQTPAHPGPFGSPPHVPLGTSPQAALFPAPSAQAAAPKPVSESPPAGTVSHSPGSCKSPHLPPANVPLLKMPPPLSGCTHPCNGHCSTSLIPPPASHQLPSTNRDPSCKGHKFPNGTSCHPPQPCEADEGLGEDEDSSSERSSCTSSSTNQKDGKFCDCCYCEFFGHNAPPAAPTSRNYAEIREKLRSRLTKRKEELPQKLGHNSSSGEPAVDHRNVDELLDYINSTEPKPLNSAKAAKRARHKQKKKEKEKAQLEAEAQKRAERAPAASQAREPAEEKLLEWPELELERVNSFLSSRLQEIKNTIKDSIRASFSVYDLNLDVNDFPKKAAVLEQKNLLSHLNGSSDLQDIDLALAPLSLGPTKSHALLRGELGPRWGEGPGEPPPAPVAENGVVKRLSAVPSLSRMIWVQSKAADSAADGSGLSPEPKEGPQLKGPELPEPVPPGSRQRKNKRQSGQAKKGEGAAVVPGGQARLESPGAKGQVLGTKHPSKASAPELQRVGGCAEPGESGKGQPWGCGSARLEKERSSEWKGRRGEGKAELPEPAQQQPPAPAVGDRQLPAPPALGGSPQPKGKSRKSRNKVEKSNTSIDDVFLPKDLDGAEMDETDREVEYFKRFCLDSAKQTRQKVAVNWTNFTLKKTTSSAAQ, from the exons ATGGCGGCAGCGGCTTCACCTCGCCGggcctttcccccctccctccttccccccgggcaggggccggACGGGCCGTGCCGCCATATTGGCTGTTGTCCtggctgcggcgggcggcgggccgcgCTCGCCATGACTCGCAGGCGGAacaaggcagcagcagcggcagcagcggcggcgggtgGCTCCGGGCCTCGCCGTGAGAGGGTGGGGGGTTCCGACGCTggtcctcctccccctccaccgccaccgccgccgccaccggaACCGCCCGCCCCGCctgaggtggtggtggcggcgggcagcagcggggagcCGGGCAGAGCCACCGCTCAG GTGCTGCCCACCGCCAACCAGTCAGTGCAGACGTGCTGCCTGCTCTGTCACCGGGAGCGCAAGGACTGGGGAGGGCCGTCCCACAATGGGCTGGTTTCCCCGGGCGAGAGGCTGCCACCGGACTTCGTGCCAACGCTCGTGCAGAACCTCCTGGGAGAAATGCCACTGTGGATCTGCCAGAGCTGCCGGAAGAGCGTGGAGGAGGAAGAGCGGCgggcggtgcaggagcaggccCTGGCG GTCTCGTTATCCCACACATCCTGCAAGTCGCAGTCTTGTGGGGGTGGCTcccactcctcttcctcctcctcctcctcttcttcctcctcgtGCCACGGGAACTCAGGGGACTGGGACCCCAGCTCTTTCTTGTCTGCTCACAAGCTCTCGGGCCTCTGGAACTCGCAGCACACCAACGGGGCCGCACAGGGCagccccctcggggcccccccTGCTGCACTAG GCGACAAGCACCCCGGCCTCGCTCTCTCTCCGGAGTGCGCCAGCCAGGCGCCTGCCGCAGCGCCGGGGCTCAAGGCCTGTCCCTACAGCCACGCAgcctcccccacctccagcagcGCCGCCCCGGGCTCGCCTCTGCCTACCTCACTCGACTTCTGCAAGACGCTGCCGAAGCAGTTCAAAAGCATGTGCCGGAGGGCCACCCCGCCAG GTGAGGCCTTCCACTCCTCAGAGCATCATCAGCACTCGGACCTCACTGCTCCTCCCAACAGTCCCACCGgcctcccctcccagccaccaGCGCTGATCCCCTCCAAGCAGACGCCTGCCCATCCGGGGCCCTTCGGCTCCCCCCCCCACGTCCCGCTGGGCACCTCGCCGCAGGCTGCGCTCTTCCCTGCGCCCAGCGCACAGGCGGCAGCCCCGAAGCCGGTGTCTGAGTCCCCTCCCGCTGGCACAGTCTCGCACAGCCCGGGGTCGTGTAAGAGCCCTCACCTGCCCCCTGCCAACGTGCCGCTGCTGAAGATGCCGCCTCCACTGTCAGGCTGCACTCATCCCTGCAACGGGCACTGCAGTACTTCGCTcatccctcctcctgcctcccaccaGCTGCCCAGCACCAACAG ggACCCCTCCTGCAAAGGGCACAAATTCCCAAATGGTACCAGCTGCCACCCGCCGCAGCCGTGCGAAGCAGACGAGGGGCTCGGGGAGGATGAGGACAGCAGCTCGGAGCGCAGTTCctgcacctcctcctccaccaacCAGAAAGACGGGAAGTTCTGCGACTGCTGCTACTGTGAGTTCTTCGGCCACAACGCG CCCCCAGCTGCTCCCACGAGCCGCAACTATGCCGAGATCCGGGAGAAGCTGCGTTCACGCCTCACCAAGAGGAAAGAGGAGCTGCCGCAGAAACTAGGGCACAACAGCAGCTCAGGAGAACCTGCTGTGGACCACCGCAACGTGGACGAGCTACTGGACTACATCAACAGCACAGAGCCCAAGCCCTTGAACAGTGCCAAGGCGGCCAAGCGGGCACGGCACAAGCAGAAGAAGAAG gagaaagagaaagcccaGCTGGAGGCGGAGGCCCAGAAGCGGGCAGAGCGCgcccctgcagccagccaggccAGGGAGCCGGCCGAGGAGAAGCTGCTGGAGTGGccggagctggagctggagcgggTGAACAGCTTCCTCAGCAGCCGGCTGCAGGAGATCAAGAACACCATCAAGGACTCCATCCGGGCCAGCTTCAGTGTCTACGACCTCAACCTGGATGTCAATGACTTCCCCAAGAAGGCAGCTGTCCTGGAGCAGAAGAACCTGCTCTCCCACCTCAATGGCTCCTCTGACCTGCAGGACATAGACCTGGCCCTGGCTCCACTCAGCCTGGGCCCCACCAAGAGCCACGCGCTGCTGCGGGGTGAGCTGGGCCCTCGATGGGGCGAGGGGCCTGGggagccgccgccagccccggtgGCCGAGAACGGCGTGGTGAAGCGCCTCAGCGCCGTGCCCAGCCTTTCGCGCATGATCTGGGTGCAGTCCAAGGCTGCGGACTCTGCCGCCGACGGCAGCGGGCTGAGCCCGGAGCCCAAGGAGGGACCGCAGCTCAAAGGGCCAGAGCTGCCGGAGCCGGTGCCCCCCGGAAGCCGGCAGCGGAAGAACAAGCGGCAGAGCGGGCAGGCGAAGAAAGGGGAGGGCGCTGCCGTGGTGCCCGGTGGCCAGGCCCGGCTGGAGAGCCCTGGTGCGAAGGGACAGGTGCTGGGAACCAAGCACCCTTCCAAGGCCAGCGCCCCAGAGCTGCAGCGGGTGGGCGGCTGTGCCGAGCCGGGGGAGAGCGGcaaggggcagccctggggctgcggcagcgccaggctggagaaggagagaagcagTGAGTGGAAAGGCCGGAGGGGAGAGGGCAAAGCGGAGCTGCCAGAGCCAGcgcagcagcagccgcctgccccggccGTAGGGgaccggcagctgcctgcaccccctgccctggggggctccccccagcccaaggGCAAGAGCAGGAAGAGCCGGAACAAGGTGGAGAAATCCAATACCTCGATCG ATGACGTGTTCCTGCCCAAGGACCTGGACGGGGCGGAGATGGACGAGACTGACAGAGAAGTGGAGTATTTCAAGAG GTTCTGCCTGGACTCGGCCAAGCAGACGCGGCAGAAGGTGGCGGTGAACTGGACCAACTTCACCCTGAAGAAAACCACTTCCAGCGCAGCCCAGTGA
- the LOC142088516 gene encoding lateral signaling target protein 2 homolog, with amino-acid sequence MLPAALRRWLRRPKRSDPRLLSQFFFADERVTRVVAEINGLDAELDPQQYLVLLNQLHLSQAHLLAILERIMEECIPTQRHSRDYLVKFPEELLVDNLGNHMLFAAECLLAGTFLEVEEADGVQLRPQARNLLCSLELVRTVLREQSLSQPSSYPEPVRAVLVQFDRLFAEFELSYVSSLVAVKSPEEIYRQQEIIVLFCETVERALRLGYLTQEMIDGYEPLLMFTIPRLAIISGLLIYPEGPLSLERSPEQISRVFSPFYNLLKKIRDLLRVLSEEELCLLERSLCTAESEDPCGPATPPAWGAAMPSADPTAPWGLLEVPCATPPPPTCMAWLGPHSAVDDLGTDRQWGCMSGREWGWAGRSLPPGMGTFCATSEVTVTSSLCSPQPPRSSPGLDAPPGACCSELRSRYSSTKDMLHTLFVCISGVADQLQTNFASDLRSILKTVFKIVASQAEPSEEPAATQEEDGDPCVADAPRAADCPLCSSTVEAARLRRAAGTRRLPEWVPDSTCSQCSACRSPFTLLRRRHHCRSCGKIFCARCSPHTAALPHYGQPKPVRICTHCYAAHLSPAPWRARSQ; translated from the exons ATGCTgcccgccgccctccgccgcTGGCTGCGCCGGCCCAAG CGCTCCGACCCCCGCCTGCTCTCCCAGTTCTTCTTTGCCGACGAGAGGGTGACACGGGTGGTGGCTGAGATCAATGGGCTGGATGCCGAGCTGGACCCGCAGCAGTACCTGGTGCTCCTCAACCAGCTCCACCTCAGCCAG GCTCACCTGCTGGCCATCCTGGAGCGGATTATGGAGGAGTGCATCCCCACGCAGCGACACAGCCGTGACTACCTGGTCAAGTTCCCCGAGGAGCTCTTGGTGGACAACCTGGGGAACCACATGCTGTTTGCTGCCGAG TGTCTCCTGGCCGGGACCTtcctggaggtggaggaggcagaCGGGGTGCAGCTGCGGCCCCAGGCCAGGAACCTGCTGTGCAGCCTGGAGCTGGTGCGGACGGTGCTGCGGGAGCAGAGCctgagccagcccagctcctACCCGGAGCCTGTCCGGGCTGTGCTTGTCCAGTTTGACCGGCTCTTCGCAGAGTTCGAGCTGAG CTACGTGTCCTCACTGGTGGCAGTGAAGTCTCCTGAGGAGATCTACAGGCAGCAGGAGATCATCGTGCTCTTCTGCGAGACAGTGGAGAG AGCCCTGCGCCTGGGCTACCTGACCCAGGAGATGATCGATGGCTACGAACCGCTGCTGATGTTCACCATCCCTCGCCTGGCCATTATCAG TGGCCTCCTCATCTACCCTGAGGGTCCCCTCAGCCTGGAGCGGAGCCCTGAGCAGATATCCCGGGTCTTCAGCCCCTTCTACAACCTCCTGAAGAAGATCAG GGACCTGCTGCGGGTGCTGTCCGAGGAGGAGCTCTGCCTGCTGGAGAGGAGCCTGTGTACAGCTGAATCGGAGGATCCCTGCGGTCCGGCCACCCCCCCAGCTTGGGGGGCAGCCATGCCCAGTGCAGACCCCACTGCTCCTTGGGGTCTCTTGGAggtcccctgtgccaccccaccGCCCCCAACCTGCATGGCGTGGCTGGGACCCCACAGCGCGGTGGACGACCTGGGCACCGACCGGCAGTGGGGGTGCATGTCGGGGAGAgagtggggctgggctggcagaTCCCTGCCCCCTGGGATGGGGACTTTTTGTGCCACCTCTGAGGTAACCGTCACCTCCTCcctgtgcagcccccagccccccaggagcagcccagggCTCGATGCTCCCCCAGGTGCCTGCTGCTCAGAGCTGCGCTCCCGCTACAGCAGCACCAAGGACATGCTGCACACCCTCTTTGTCTGCATCTCGG GGGTGGCTGATCAGCTCCAGACCAACTTTGCCAGTGACCTGCGGAGCATCTTGAAAACGGTCTTCAAGATCGTCGCCTCGCAGGCGGAGCCCTCAGAGGAGCCAGCTGCCACCC AGGAAGAGGATGGTGACCCGTGCGTGGCAGATGCTCCTCGTGCGGCCGACTGTCCCCTGTGCTCCAGCACCGTGGAGGCTGCCAGGCTCCGGAGGGCAG CAGGCACCCGCCGCCTGCCCGAGTGGGTGCCAGACAGCACGTGCAGCCAGTGCTCCGCCTGCCGCTCACCCTTCACCCTGCTGCGCCGCAGGCACCACTGCCGCAGCTGTGGGAAG ATCTTCTGCGCCCGCTGCTCGCCGCACACTGCGGCGCTGCCGCACTATGGCCAGCCGAAACCCGTGCGCATCTGCACGCACTGCTATGCTGCCCACCTCTCGCCCGCGCCCTGGCGCGCCCGGAGCCAGTGA
- the MXD3 gene encoding max dimerization protein 3 codes for MEPTATSIQVLLQAAEFLERRERGAAGPRSPPGLAEAEHGYASLCPARSRRAVGSVRSVHNALEKHRRAQLRCCLERLKQQVPVGVGPARPTTLSLLHRARLHIQRLEEQELRARRAKDRLRNRQRSLRRRLERLLSPTGGERARADSLDSSQLSEPSEGEDAEIEVDGAVFGGDLLPGFGTGRDHSYSSPRGPAA; via the exons atgGAGCCGACGGCCACCAGCATCCAGGTGCTGCTGCAGGCGGCCGAGTTCCTggagcggcgggagcgcggggcggccggTCCCCGGTCCCCGCCGGGCCTGGCCGAGGCCGAGCACGGCTACGCCTCGCTCTGCCCCGCGCGGTCCCGCCGGGCCGTGGGCAGCGTTAG GTCGGTGCACAACGCGCTGGAGAAGCACAG GAGAGCCCAGCTCCGGTGCTGCCTGGAGCGGCTGAAGCAGCAAGTGCCGGTGGGCGTGGGACCGGCCCGTCCCACCACGCTGAGCCTCCTGCACCGTGCCCGGCTTCACATCCAG aggctggaggagcaggagctgaggGCACGGAGGGCCAAGGACCGGCTGCGTAACCGGCAGCGGAGCCTGCGGCGGCGGCTAGAACGGCTGCTCTCACCCACCGGTGGGGAACGGGCGCGGGCTGACAGCTTGGACTCGTCCCAGCTCTCAGAGCCCTCCGAGGGAG AGGATGCAGAGATAGAGGTGGATGGTGCGGTATTCGGCGGGGACCTGCTGCCCGGCTTCGGCACCGGGAGGGACCACAGCTACTCCAGCCCCCGTGGCCCTGCGGCCTGA
- the RAB24 gene encoding ras-related protein Rab-24 isoform X2, producing MSGRRVDAKVVLLGQEGVGKSSLVERCAHRRFRPGPYQNDTAGSERYEAMSRIYYRGARAAVVCYDLTDSSSFQRAKFWVNELQNCEEGCRIYLCGTKSDLLEEDRRKRGVDFHDVQDYADEIKAELFETSSKTGQSVDELFQKVAEDYVHFTAFQVMTEEKGVDLGQRSGAYFYSCCHH from the exons ATGAGCGGGCGGCGGGTGGACGCcaaggtggtgctgctggggcaggagggcgtGGGCAAGAGCAGCCTGGTGGAGCGCTGCGCCCACCGCCGCTTCCGGCCCGGGCCCTACCAGAAC GACACGGCCGGCTCGGAGCGCTACGAGGCCATGAGCCGCATCTACTaccgcggggcgcgggcggccgtCGTCTGCTACG ATCTCACGGACAGCAGCAGTTTCCAGCGAGCCAAGTTCTGGGTGAATGAGCTGCAGAACTGCGAGGAG GGCTGCCGGATCTACCTGTGCGGCACCAAGAGCGACCTGCtggaggaggacaggaggaagcGGGGGGTCGACTTCCACGACGTGCAGGACTATGCCGATG AGATCAAGGCAGAGCTCTTCGAGACCTCCAGTAAGACGGGGCAGAGCGTGG ATGAGCTGTTCCAGAAGGTGGCCGAGGACTACGTCCACTTCACCGCCTTCCAGGTGATGACAG AGGAGAAGGGTGTCGACCTGGGCCAGAGGAGCGGTGCCTACTTCTACAGCTGCTGCCACCACTGA